Proteins from a genomic interval of Rosa chinensis cultivar Old Blush chromosome 2, RchiOBHm-V2, whole genome shotgun sequence:
- the LOC112183476 gene encoding histidine-containing phosphotransfer protein 4, protein MERNNIRRQVALMRQSLFTQGYLDEQFVQLEELQDDTNPNFVEEIATLYYRDSCRSLQTIEKSLEKTPHDFNKLDNHMHQFKGSSSSIGAKKVKAECQQFREYCRAGNGEGCMRTFQLLKKEHATLKKKLEAYFQMARQAGPIETASRPK, encoded by the exons atggaaagaaacaataTTCGTAGGCAGGTTGCTCTGATGAGGCAGTCCCTCTTTACTCAG GGATATCTGGATGAACAGTTTGTTCAGTTGGAGGAGCTGCAAGATGATACTAATCCAAATTTTGTGGAGGAAATTGCTACATTGTACTACCGTGATTCATGCAGATCACTCCAAACCATAGAGAAGTCATT AGAGAAAACCCCTCACGATTTCAATAAGTTGGACAATCATATGCATCAATTCAAGGGAAGTAGCTCAAG CATCGGAGCCAAGAAGGTGAAAGCTGAATGCCAACAGTTCAGAGAATATTGTAGGGCAGGAAATGGAGAAGG ATGCATGAGAACTTTCCAACTATTGAAGAAAGAACATGCAACTCTGAAAAAGAAGCTTGAGGCTTATTTTCAG ATGGCAAGGCAAGCTGGGCCAATTGAGACCGCAAGTCGTCCCAAGTAA